ATTGCTGGAAAGATGTGAGTTTTTGTTTCAAGGCGTTTTTTATAATTAGCAAATGCCATAAGAAACGAAACAAGTATAAATGTAATGCTTCCAAACTCTAAAATGATCTGAAGACCACCACTTAAAATGAGAATAAAAGATGAAATACTCATTGTAATAATGGCATAGTGTGGAATATGTCCTTTGCTTCTAATCGATAATTTACTTGGTAAAAAGCCGTCTTTCGCGATAACAGCAATAAGGCGTGACGCACCAAATAGTGTTCCGCTTATTGCACTTGAAGTTGCCAACAACGCACCAAAAATTACAATGAACATTCCAAAATCGCCTAAGATATCCTGTGCTCCCGCAGCCAAAGCATATTCTTTATCTTGAATGATAATTTCTTTGGGGATGGTAGCTAAGGCACCGATTGCTAGCACTACATAGAGAATAGTAGCAATAGCGATAGAGCTATAGATCGCTCGAGGAATATTCTTTTGGGGCTCATCCATTTCATCATAGGCGTGGATGATAAGTTGAAAGCCTTCGAAAGCTACAAAAGTGATAGACGCAATTATCAATATACTTAACAGACTCGTGTCACTTTCTATGATGGGAGTGAAGTTTTCGAGCTGTCCTTTCCCAGCAAGCAAACCCGAAATAAACAAAAGAAGAATAAGCTTAGTATAAACCATCCAATCTTCAATTTTGCCCATTCCTTTTACACTAACGATGTTGATGACTGCAAAAAACGAAATAATACTTCCAGCAATAATTTTATTGGTCCAGTAGGAGTTTTCAAAAGGTAGAATACTCCCGAGGTAGGTAGAAAAAGTAAAAGCGTATAAGGCGAGCGTACTGATATAGCCAAAGGCAACAAGCCAACCAATTGCTGAGGATGAAAAAGGAGAATTGGGAAATGTTTTTTTGAAAAATGAGTAAGTAGCTCCTTCGTCCTTGTAGTACAAAGCTAGTTTTACGTAGGAATAGGCGGCAAAAAAAGCAAGTATACCGCCTATAAGAAATGCAACAGGGGTTGCATTACCAATGTTTTCTACAGAGACACCTAGTATCGCAAAAATCCCACCGCCTACCATTCCACCCAATGCAATGGCAATTAACTCAGGTAGTTGTAGTTCTTTTTTTCTTTTTCTAGAAAGCTTTTTGAGCATTTAGTTGATGGTTTTTAGAGGGTTTGCCTTTGGAATTGATGGTATGAGAATGCAATGTACTTTAACAAAGCCCAATTTTTTAATTTGCTACTAATTTATTCATTCTTGAGAGCTAAATCAATGATTTGGCGGTGTTTGTAGGTAGTACTGACTTTTTGTAAAAAACTAATTTGCTATTAAAAGTTTTAGCTTTCTATTCAGAGGAATTATTAACTGTAGCTGTCTCGTTGAAGTAACGTTTGTGTATTTGTACGGCTTACTAACCGAAGACTTTCTGCCCGTTTACAATCAATTATTCATAATATTCATATGTAAATTGGCTAGTTCTACCAACCACTGATTCTACGATTTCGATAGGATAAAGGTTTGCATCATACTCATAACTAGTAGCTACCAGAATGCTATCCAGTGAAGAAAGAAATGTGGTAACTTTCATGATGGGATTGTTGACATTTGATTTTAATTCAAAATCTAAAAACTTTGATGCTATAAGAATAGGGTTAAAGCTCTTAAATGGATGATTCTTATCGTCGTATGTGTATTTAGTTTCTGTATTAGATATTGCATTTTCGGGATTGTATTCCCGATTAATTGCAACAACATTACCTGCTACATCGTATTTTAAAAACTCCTTGAACTGTGCACCTGCCCCCTCATATTCAATGCTTGTTATGACCTTATTGGTGTAATTGAACCGGATGTTAATATCATTGGGAGCTTTAATCATTTCGGTATCATGATTTTTAGCTTGAATTTCTTTTAACTGTCCATCGGAATGGATGTAAAGTTCTTCAAAATCTAGTCTATTGAGGAAGTCATATGCCTCAGACTTGATAATAATCCCATTTTCATAAAAGAAGTATTTAGTGTATAAGGGGGCTGAACTTGCAGAAAGATACTGCATTTGACTTAAAGTGCTATCAGTGTTGTATTTATAAATGGTTGAAGTATTGTCATGTCGTATAATTCTTTTCACCATTTTCGGTTTTTGAACCGGAATAGAAATTTCCTGTGTCTCACACGAAATAAAAGCCAATGCGAATATAAAAACTAGTAACTTTTTCATTTTTCTGGTTATGCAATTGATCGTTTCTTTGTTTGGCTAGCCTTTAATTTACTATTCTGTCGGCAGAGAACTTATGTGTTAAAAGGTTTATTCTGTGTAATATTCGCCGACAGTAATTCGGCATTCTATTTTGTTTTCTTCTAATGCTTTGATGGATTCTTGAGTACAACCTAAGGATAAAACTATCATTAAAAAATAAAAGTATTATTTAATGATAGTGGAATTGTAACTTTCTTTTTAGGTCAAAAAATATGCCATTTGACCAACTGCTATATAATGAAAAAGGTGAACTTGAAAATGCTTCAGCTTAGATTTGGGTCCTAGCAAAGGCGATAATAAGCAAAAAAAAGCTCACCATAGCAGAATGCTTTGGTGAGCGAAAATCTTTTTCATCCGAGCTATTTAAGTGAGATACTAGTTTGGGCAGACTTGCCAACAAAACAATTATTGCACCTGTAGCCAACTGAAATCGAATTCTAATTATTTCTTCGAAATGCGATAAAGCTTTCCTTGGTCGGTTAC
This portion of the Spirosomataceae bacterium TFI 002 genome encodes:
- a CDS encoding Amino acid transporter; this encodes MLKKLSRKRKKELQLPELIAIALGGMVGGGIFAILGVSVENIGNATPVAFLIGGILAFFAAYSYVKLALYYKDEGATYSFFKKTFPNSPFSSSAIGWLVAFGYISTLALYAFTFSTYLGSILPFENSYWTNKIIAGSIISFFAVINIVSVKGMGKIEDWMVYTKLILLLFISGLLAGKGQLENFTPIIESDTSLLSILIIASITFVAFEGFQLIIHAYDEMDEPQKNIPRAIYSSIAIATILYVVLAIGALATIPKEIIIQDKEYALAAGAQDILGDFGMFIVIFGALLATSSAISGTLFGASRLIAVIAKDGFLPSKLSIRSKGHIPHYAIITMSISSFILILSGGLQIILEFGSITFILVSFLMAFANYKKRLETKTHIFPAITAMLGLLLGGILIFYFEFKENPEQLMYILLMYLLLIAGAFIYAKKNKNHPSSIE